A portion of the Osmerus mordax isolate fOsmMor3 chromosome 22, fOsmMor3.pri, whole genome shotgun sequence genome contains these proteins:
- the fam184aa gene encoding protein FAM184A, which yields MATGTGWQQPYSTSPGNPSVITGAGKFNSSPTSNMFYEGGLSLEYTQDLHLKMSKKIAQLTKVIYALNTKNDEHEEEMDSLREAHEDEVQHIVTETRDKIIQYKSKMADEADLRRRLQSLEESVELHEHMKRQALAEFQMYRQRMEDSQLCTEAQHTQRVVSMSREVEEMRRDFEEKLRSFSQAQAQFEQEKRHAIEELRVTHRQEVQELLHSQQNQSANSTVDQEKLAELHRAQVDSLMEQVEELTKDKVRLVEEYEAKLTKAQSYYERELEAMRRSQQITAENLLAWKRTEVDLRKEFQAQESALQRTLGKLRAELQRAQEEARESRDKTNRLQTSLTNAEGTVKNLHKQLEEAIQDGEIWVMQLKDTEYELDASRDRVQQQASEILLKASQIGSLQATQMSHEATIRDLDCEQIRLREKIHRLDEERESLLNQAQAADEQHKQQVLDLEQSLREERQGYERELGRLRGRYEEEAVRLGEAQAKALEELEDKHRAVQEDAQSAAERERSLLVAEMGQEYEIQRLSLEEQRNRLQLQLENLKEELSAKLNIAHQEVSHLQEMVKEGEQNLGSAHYQISGLKETQERLCTELDATRSRVRETSNLLTDLQEEIETQKQQHEARVMSIRTEEKQKVDKMAEDLDQKWTDALREELRLLKEELVEEYEADKQAALSQLSQQKEVEMMAAREGWQRKVEDLLEQISLLKQSLELQLSQSQAALQQLQAGFSQERERLSLQLADLRREHQRREQRLQDAHCCALSTMEDARQQHIRALEERLKQEQREEVLALKEAHRRTLEVLRQQAGQDLQTLRFELEDEGKAMLASLRSELNHLHATAIKHLRQHQQKENTAAKLQLEGTLEQSKQQEQELFGRISDLQQEVCCRTNRITDLDHEIHSLNETIDTLTRELELKGKEVLRVRSEANHQIRAHEQDLTRRHERELGELGASHHRETQIMLSDFNKAQELLKDKISALQILLEGTEDKFRNRESRLEDLQVIAELKDMVSERESLVKKLVDDKKFYQLELVNRETGFNKVFNTSPNIGVINPLIKLRSGRAGNGDVSSPNLNVEDEEEGLGPGSAPPSPLHPAPPRCSSPPPPSSSLPPHPQPDLQNPRSPPETDEVTSVEPQEEIYAQYFTF from the exons GTGATCTACGCCCTCAACACCAAGAACGACGAGCACGAGGAGGAGATGGACTCCCTGCGCGAGGCTCACGAGGACGAGGTACAGCACATCGTCACGGAGACGCGCGACAAGATCATTCAGTACAAGAGCAAGATGGCGGACGAGGCGGACCTGCGGCGACGCCTGCAGTCCCTGGAGGAGTCTGTGGAGCTGCACGAGCACATGAAGCGCCAGGCGCTGGCTGAGTTCCAGATGTACCGGCAGCGCATGGAGGACTCCCAGCTGTGCACAGAGGCCCAGCACACGCAGCGCGTGGTCTCCATGTCTcgcgaggtggaggagatgcGGAGAGACTTCGAGGAGAAGCTGCGCTCCTTCAGCCAGGCGCAGGCGCAGTTCGAGCAGGAGAAACGTCACGCCATCGAGGAGTTGCGggtcacacacaggcaggaagtGCAGGAGCTGCTGCACAGCCAGCAGAACCAGAGCGCCAACTCCACGGTGGACCAGGAGAAGCTGGCCGAGCTGCACCGCGCCCAGGTGGACAGCCTgatggagcaggtggaggagctgaccAAGGACAAGGTGCGGCTGGTGGAGGAGTACGAGGCCAAGCTCACCAAGGCGCAGAGCTACTatgagagggagctggaggccaTGAGGCGCTCCCAGCAGATCACCGCAGAGAACctgctggcttggaaaaggACTGAG GTGGACCTGAGGAAGGAGTTCCAGGCCCAGGAGTCAGCGCTGCAAAGGACTCTGGGTAAGCTGCGTGCAGAACTGCAGAGAGCCCAGGAGGAGGCTAGGGAGAGCCGAGATAAGACCAACCGACTCCAGACCTCCCTCACCAACGCAGAGGGCACTGTCAAG AACCTGCacaagcagctggaggaggcgaTCCAGGACGGGGAGATCTGGGTGATGCAGCTGAAGGACACGGAGTATGAGCTGGACGCCAGCAGGGACAGAGTCCAGCAGCAGGCCAGCGAGATCCTCCTCAAAGCCA gtcagATCGGCTCCCTGCAGGCCACCCAGATGAGCCACGAGGCCACCATCAGGGACCTGGACTGTGAGCAGATCCGTCTGAGGGAGAAGATCCATCGCCTggacgaggagagggagagcctgCTCAACCAGGCCCAGGCAGCTGACGAGCAGCACAAGCAGCAAGTCCTGGACCTGGAGCAG TCCCTCCGTGAGGAGCGTCAGGGCTACGAGAGGGAGCTGGGGCGGCTGAGAGGCCGGTACGAGGAGGAGgcggtgaggctgggggaggcgcaGGCCAAggctctggaggagctggaggacaaaCACCGGGCCGTGCAGGAGGACGCGCAGAGCGCCGCGGAGCGGGAGAGGAGCCTGCTGGTGGCG gaAATGGGTCAGGAATACGAGATCCAGCGCCTGTCCCTGGAGGAACAGAGGAACCGtctgcagctgcagctggagaACCTGAAGGAGGAGCTCTCTGCCAAGCTCAACATAGCACATCAAGAG gtgtCTCATCTCCAGGAgatggtgaaggagggagagcagaacCTGGGCTCGGCTCACTACCAGATCTCCGGCCTGAAGGAGACTCAGGAGAGACTGTGCACCGAGCTGGACGCCACCAGGTCCAGGGTTAGAGAGACCAGCAACCTTCTTACCGACCTCCAG GAGGAGATAGAGACTCAGAAACAGCAGCACGAGGCCAGAGTGATGTCCATACGCacagaggagaagcagaaagtGGACAAGATGGCGGAGGACCTGGACCAGAAGTGGACAGATGCTCTGAG gGAGGAGCTGCGTCTGTtgaaggaggagctggtggaggagtacgaggcagacaagcaggcagcccTGAGCCAGCTGTCTCagcagaaggaggtggagatgatggCGGCTAGGGAGGGGTGgcagaggaaggtggaggaccTGCTAGAGCAG ATCTCCCTGCTGAAGCAGAGCTTGGAGCTGCAGCTGTCCCAGTCCCAGGCCGcgctgcagcagctgcaggcAGGGTTCAGCCAGGAGCGCGAGCGGCTGTCCCTGCAGCTGGCGGACCTGAGGAGGGAACACCAGCGACGGGAGCAGAGGCTGCAGGATGCGCACTGCTGCGCCCTCAGCACCATGGAGGACGCCCGGCAGCAGCACATCAGG gccctgGAGGAGCGTCTGaagcaggagcagagggaggaggtgctggcGCTGAAGGAGGCTCACAGACGCACCCTGGAGGTGCTGCGCCAGCAGGCCGGGCAGGACCTGCAGACCCTGCGCTTTGAGCTGGAGGACGAGGGCAAGGCCATGCTGG CGTCACTGCGCTCGGAGCTGAACCACCTCCACGCCACGGCTATCAAACACCTCCGCCAGCACCAGCAGAAAGAGAACACAGCGGCAAAGCTTCAGCTAGAGGGAACCCTGGAGCAGAGCAAGCAGCAG GAACAGGAGCTGTTTGGTCGTATCTCGGACCTGCAACAGGAAGTGTGCTGTCGGACCAATCGCATCACAGACCTGGACCACGAGATCCACTCCCTCAACGAGACCATCGATACCCTGACCCGGGAGCTGGAGCTGAAGGGGAAGGAGGTGCTCCGGGTCCGGAGCGAGGCCAACCACCAGATCAG ggctcatGAGCAGGACCTGACCAGGAGGCATGAGCGTGAGCTGGGGGAGCTGGGAGCGTCTCATCACAGAGAGACTCAGATCATGCTGTCAGACTTCAACAAGGCCCAGGAGCTGCTCAAAGACAAGATCTCCGCCCTCCAGATCCT ATTGGAAGGAACAGAGGACAAGTTCCGGAACCGCGAGAGCCGTCTAGAGGACCTGCAGGTCATCGCCGAGCTGAAGGACATGGTGTCAGAGAGGGAGTCCCTCGTCAAGAAACTGGTG GACGATAAGAAGTTTTATCAGCTGGAGCTGGTGAACAGGGAGACTGGCTTTAACAAGGTGTTCAACACCAGCCCCAACATAGGGGTGATTAACCCACTCATTAAG CTGAGGAGTGGCAGGGCAGGGAACGGAGACGTCAGCTCTCCAAACCTAAATgttgaggacgaggaggaggggctagGCCCggggtctgcccccccctcccccctccaccccgccccgccccgctgTAGTAGCCCTccgcccccgtcctccagccttCCTCCGCACCCCCAGCCTGACCTTCAGAACCCTCGGAG CCCTCCTGAGACTGACGAGGTGACCAGTGTGGAGCCGCAGGAGGAGATTTACGCGCAATACTTTACGTTCTGA
- the LOC136965756 gene encoding cardiac phospholamban-like produces the protein MERVQHMTRTAIRRASNIEVNPQTKRNLQELFVNFSLILICLLLIYIIVLLM, from the coding sequence ATGGAGCGAGTTCAGCACATGACCCGCACAGCCATCCGGAGGGCGTCCAACATCGAGGTGAACCCCCAGACCAAGAGGAACCTCCAGGAGCTCTTTGTCAacttctccctcatcctcatctGCCTGCTTCTGATCTACATCATCGTCCTGCTTATGTGA